From Candidatus Electrothrix rattekaaiensis, one genomic window encodes:
- a CDS encoding type II toxin-antitoxin system RelB/DinJ family antitoxin, whose amino-acid sequence MEKTATIQARINPEVKREAQKILSQLHMTMSEAIALYLNQITLHKGIPFEIKIPNEVTQKTLKDSEAGKNLHRADTVADLFEELNC is encoded by the coding sequence CAAGCACGGATCAATCCCGAGGTCAAACGGGAAGCCCAAAAAATACTGAGTCAGCTTCACATGACGATGTCTGAAGCAATTGCTCTGTATCTCAATCAGATCACGCTTCATAAAGGTATTCCTTTTGAAATCAAAATTCCGAATGAGGTGACACAAAAAACACTCAAGGACTCCGAGGCCGGGAAGAATCTTCATCGGGCGGATACGGTTGCTGACCTCTTTGAGGAGTTAAATTGCTAA